The Sulfurimonas hydrogeniphila genome includes a window with the following:
- a CDS encoding GatB/YqeY domain-containing protein, translating into MSLRETINQDVKNAMKAKDTKKRDALRLLTSAFKQIEVDERKELSDEDVIKIIQTQVKRRNDAASQYKEAGREDLMQIELDEITYYEVYLPKQLSDEELQNEIKTIIEKTGASSMKEMGKVMGMASKELAGRADGKRISDAVKKALA; encoded by the coding sequence ATGTCATTACGAGAAACAATCAACCAAGATGTAAAAAATGCCATGAAAGCAAAAGATACAAAAAAAAGAGATGCGCTTCGCCTCCTTACCAGTGCTTTTAAACAGATAGAGGTAGATGAACGAAAAGAGCTTAGTGATGAAGATGTCATAAAAATTATTCAGACACAGGTCAAACGCAGAAATGACGCTGCAAGCCAGTACAAAGAAGCAGGCCGTGAAGATTTAATGCAAATAGAACTTGATGAAATAACATACTATGAAGTTTATCTGCCAAAACAGCTCAGTGATGAAGAACTGCAAAATGAAATCAAAACCATCATTGAAAAAACAGGTGCTTCAAGCATGAAAGAGATGGGAAAAGTTATGGGTATGGCAAGTAAAGAATTAGCCGGACGTGCCGATGGAAAACGCATCAGTGATGCAGTCAAAAAAGCCTTGGCTTAA
- a CDS encoding MutS-related protein codes for MQSSDVNKILNNKEKLLTQIYFDLQRFFEQKYGNDTVVFMEIGTFFEVYEVNNDEEQIGKAKEIAELLNIQLTKKNKKIIDNSEKNPLLAGVPAVSFERYLNRLIQEQKYTVIVVKQKGNPPKISRYISQIVSPGTNFEHIIDNDDNYIVSVLIDKFRDIYTVGYAAIDVTTGKTWLYETHGTSEDPAYALDEIFNLLNVYRTSEIVVTFLDGIDDQRHVMQYLEIPEHYHYSVNNKRAKIEFQNELFKEVYQIRSLLSPIEHLDLERSPMITEALAILINFVIEHDYHIVQKMAMPRLIDNRRFMYLGNNALEQMGIISKDKKEFTLLKMLDKSATAIGKRLLKERLLNPIMEEDELERRYNLIERVASHVRYLDEMMRGVYDLERLSRRLSLGRLHPFEMNHMYDSMVSVKELMLYVKKHKIQKTPFHESEVEEFLRDITKTIDLDISRRFTNATVDENFLMSGVDEAIDTLVKENSVMMLAFEDIILKIEALLTSVNAGSSTKMVTLGLLEKEGYYISLSKNRFSLIESEFKKREDFADFSVKKLTNNVKITSAFTDRLSDNIMKNRRKIVVLVKERYIQLQALFERRYSLLFDRVISYVADLDVGVSSSKVAQEYKHSRPMIVETQEDENFMQIMQLRHPLIEVQERGGLYVPNDIVMGNRDYMDLPHPKTVMLDVAVHDGHDINGVLLYGINSSGKSSLMKSIGIAVLMAQSGFFVSAAVMKFSIFDSLFTRIVSKDNLAKGLSTFAVEMLELKNIFNRSTVKSLVLGDEISHGTETLSGVAIVAAAIQKLAETRCLFLFATHLHQLSTMNEITSLDNVVDLHLSVEYDEKRDTLIFNRVLQAGSGSSIYGLEFAKSLHMDNEFLENANAIRKRLANDYDELELLVKKKKSKYNKELYVTKCVICGAVAEDVHHISQKSLADDAGFIGHFHKDNKHNLVPLCKEHHKQIHDGKLHVNGFIMTSKGLELQFEEQMKKTEVKKVVAPEINTNIEVKEVENDEPKGFVLDDW; via the coding sequence ATGCAGTCATCAGATGTTAATAAAATATTAAACAATAAAGAAAAACTTTTAACGCAGATATATTTTGATTTACAACGGTTTTTTGAGCAGAAGTATGGGAATGATACAGTTGTTTTTATGGAAATCGGTACTTTTTTTGAAGTGTATGAAGTCAATAATGATGAAGAACAGATTGGAAAAGCCAAAGAGATAGCGGAACTTTTAAATATACAGCTTACGAAAAAAAATAAAAAAATTATAGACAATTCTGAAAAAAACCCTCTGCTTGCGGGTGTGCCTGCCGTTTCGTTTGAACGTTACTTAAACCGTTTGATTCAGGAGCAGAAGTATACGGTTATAGTCGTCAAGCAAAAGGGAAATCCTCCTAAGATCAGTCGTTATATTTCTCAAATTGTCTCACCCGGTACCAATTTTGAACATATTATTGACAATGATGACAATTACATTGTTTCTGTTTTGATTGACAAGTTTCGTGATATTTATACGGTAGGGTATGCTGCCATTGACGTAACCACGGGGAAAACATGGCTGTATGAGACACACGGGACAAGTGAAGATCCTGCTTATGCACTTGATGAAATTTTTAATCTTTTAAATGTTTACAGAACGAGTGAAATTGTTGTGACTTTTTTAGACGGGATTGATGACCAGCGTCATGTGATGCAGTATTTGGAAATTCCCGAACATTATCATTATTCTGTGAACAACAAACGGGCAAAAATAGAGTTTCAAAATGAACTTTTTAAAGAGGTATATCAGATTCGTTCACTGCTCTCTCCTATAGAGCATCTGGATTTGGAACGCTCTCCTATGATTACCGAAGCCTTGGCAATTCTCATCAATTTTGTGATAGAACATGATTATCATATAGTGCAGAAGATGGCGATGCCCCGTCTTATAGACAATCGCCGTTTTATGTATCTGGGCAACAATGCACTGGAGCAGATGGGGATAATTTCCAAAGACAAAAAAGAGTTCACACTGTTAAAAATGCTTGACAAGAGTGCAACGGCTATAGGAAAAAGACTCTTAAAAGAGCGTCTTTTAAATCCGATAATGGAAGAAGACGAACTTGAACGTCGGTATAATCTTATAGAACGGGTTGCTTCACATGTAAGGTATTTGGATGAAATGATGCGGGGTGTTTATGACCTTGAGAGGCTTTCTCGCCGTTTAAGTCTTGGCAGACTGCATCCTTTTGAGATGAATCATATGTATGATTCTATGGTAAGTGTCAAGGAATTGATGCTTTATGTCAAAAAGCATAAAATTCAAAAAACGCCTTTTCATGAGAGTGAAGTGGAAGAGTTCTTGCGTGATATAACTAAAACGATAGATTTGGATATATCACGGCGTTTTACCAATGCCACGGTAGATGAAAACTTTTTGATGAGCGGTGTGGATGAGGCAATAGATACTTTGGTCAAAGAAAACAGCGTAATGATGCTTGCTTTTGAAGATATAATTTTGAAAATCGAAGCACTTCTGACAAGTGTCAATGCAGGAAGTTCGACAAAAATGGTGACTTTGGGACTTTTGGAAAAAGAGGGCTATTACATCTCTTTGAGCAAAAACAGATTCTCTTTGATTGAGAGTGAATTCAAAAAACGGGAAGATTTTGCAGATTTCAGTGTAAAAAAACTGACAAACAATGTCAAAATCACCTCTGCTTTTACCGACAGACTTTCTGACAATATCATGAAAAACCGCCGAAAAATTGTTGTTTTGGTAAAAGAGAGATATATCCAACTTCAGGCACTTTTTGAGAGACGCTATTCACTTCTTTTTGACAGAGTTATCAGCTATGTGGCTGATCTGGACGTGGGAGTGAGCTCTTCAAAGGTCGCACAGGAGTACAAACATTCAAGACCGATGATAGTGGAAACACAAGAAGATGAAAATTTTATGCAGATTATGCAATTGCGTCATCCTTTGATAGAAGTGCAGGAGCGGGGCGGGCTCTATGTTCCCAATGATATAGTGATGGGAAACCGTGACTATATGGACCTGCCTCATCCAAAAACGGTGATGCTTGATGTGGCTGTGCATGACGGGCATGACATTAACGGAGTCCTTTTATACGGTATAAACTCCAGCGGAAAATCCTCTTTGATGAAGAGTATCGGCATTGCGGTATTGATGGCGCAGTCGGGTTTTTTTGTGAGTGCTGCGGTGATGAAATTCAGTATTTTTGATTCTCTCTTTACACGCATAGTTTCTAAGGATAATCTGGCAAAGGGACTCTCTACCTTTGCAGTGGAAATGCTTGAACTTAAAAATATTTTCAACCGCTCAACCGTAAAATCGCTTGTTTTGGGCGATGAAATAAGCCACGGAACAGAGACACTCTCAGGCGTTGCCATCGTGGCTGCAGCGATACAAAAACTTGCCGAGACACGATGTCTGTTCTTGTTTGCAACGCACCTGCATCAACTCTCAACAATGAATGAAATTACTTCGCTTGACAATGTTGTAGATTTGCACCTGAGTGTGGAGTATGATGAGAAGAGAGATACACTGATATTTAACCGTGTGCTTCAAGCCGGAAGCGGCAGCAGCATATACGGACTGGAATTTGCCAAATCGCTCCATATGGACAATGAATTTTTGGAAAATGCCAATGCCATCAGAAAACGTCTTGCCAATGATTATGACGAGCTTGAACTGCTTGTGAAGAAGAAAAAATCCAAGTACAACAAAGAGCTTTATGTGACCAAATGTGTTATCTGCGGTGCGGTGGCAGAAGATGTGCATCATATATCGCAAAAATCACTGGCTGATGATGCAGGTTTTATAGGGCATTTTCACAAAGACAACAAACACAATCTTGTGCCTTTGTGCAAAGAGCATCACAAACAAATTCATGACGGCAAGTTACATGTAAACGGCTTTATAATGACAAGTAAAGGGCTTGAGTTACAGTTTGAAGAGCAGATGAAAAAAACAGAAGTAAAAAAAGTTGTTGCACCTGAAATAAATACAAATATTGAAGTAAAAGAAGTAGAAAATGACGAGCCAAAGGGCTTCGTCCTGGATGACTGGTAA
- the pyrF gene encoding orotidine-5'-phosphate decarboxylase codes for MELCVALDLPTKEENLALIEKIKNYDVWLKVGLRTYIRDGEAFLQAIKQINPDFKIFLDLKLYDIPNTMADAAESIIGLGVDMFNVHASAGKRAMNTVMQRLKKYENRPLVLAVTALTSFSEEEFQAIYEANIATKANQFAKDAMESGLDGVVCSAYESKAIKEFTCKEFMTLTPGIRPFGEDAGDQKRVADVAYAKEALVDFIVVGRPIYQAENPAEVVKKILAQI; via the coding sequence ATGGAATTATGTGTTGCCCTTGATTTACCTACGAAAGAAGAAAATCTCGCTTTAATTGAAAAAATAAAAAACTATGATGTCTGGCTCAAAGTCGGACTGCGTACCTATATTCGCGACGGCGAAGCATTTTTGCAGGCTATTAAGCAAATCAATCCCGATTTTAAAATATTTTTAGATCTAAAACTTTATGATATTCCAAATACCATGGCAGATGCTGCCGAGTCAATTATAGGACTTGGTGTCGATATGTTTAATGTTCATGCAAGTGCAGGAAAACGTGCCATGAATACTGTGATGCAAAGACTGAAAAAGTATGAAAATCGTCCATTGGTCTTGGCTGTAACGGCTTTGACATCGTTTAGTGAAGAGGAATTTCAGGCAATATATGAAGCGAACATAGCAACAAAAGCAAATCAGTTTGCAAAAGATGCAATGGAAAGCGGACTTGACGGTGTTGTCTGTTCGGCGTATGAGAGCAAGGCTATTAAAGAGTTTACATGTAAAGAGTTTATGACACTCACTCCTGGTATTCGTCCTTTTGGTGAAGATGCGGGGGATCAAAAAAGAGTCGCCGATGTTGCCTATGCCAAAGAAGCACTTGTTGATTTTATAGTCGTCGGACGTCCGATTTATCAGGCAGAGAACCCTGCTGAGGTCGTTAAAAAAATATTAGCACAGATTTAA
- a CDS encoding SulP family inorganic anion transporter produces the protein MFDIRKYTSPNIKNDILSGLVVAVALVPEAIAFSFIAGVSPIVGLYTAFILGVITALIGGKPGMISGATGSVAVVIVGLVIEANLKLTAQGFSGDELYFHMLHYVLLATIIAGLIQVAVGVLKFGKFIRLVPQPALYGFVNGLAIVIAMAQFKFFEGQGLNMYVIVAITMFIMYFLPKYTKAVPSGLVAIVLLTLVVYFTHLDTLTVGALADLSEFKGKLPHLIIPDTLFSMDAIVMVLPYAVIMALVGLIESLLTLAVLDEMSGTRGSGNQECIALGTGNIACGFFGGMAGCAMIGQSIINYTSGGLGRLSSFTAAVGLLILVISLTDVLNAIPVGVLVGIMFMVSIGTFEWSSFSHLKHMPRADVFVMVVVTIITVVEDLAVAVIAGVIISALVFAWKHARIWAKTHTEADGTKVYELEGPLFFASATTFSDNFDIPNDPPKVVIDFKNARVLDFSGVEAIDSLVKKYEDAGKNLLLRHLSEDCKKIMKKAGPHCSYEEDDPTYKVAINY, from the coding sequence TTGTTTGATATAAGAAAATACACCTCTCCAAATATAAAAAACGATATTTTATCAGGTCTTGTTGTTGCAGTGGCACTGGTACCTGAAGCTATTGCTTTTAGCTTTATAGCAGGTGTCAGTCCTATTGTAGGACTTTATACTGCTTTTATCTTAGGTGTTATTACTGCACTTATCGGTGGAAAACCGGGAATGATCAGCGGAGCTACCGGCAGCGTCGCTGTTGTTATAGTCGGGCTTGTTATAGAAGCAAACCTAAAACTCACAGCACAGGGGTTTAGCGGAGATGAACTCTACTTCCATATGCTCCACTATGTTTTGCTGGCAACCATCATAGCAGGACTTATCCAGGTTGCTGTAGGAGTGCTGAAATTTGGAAAATTTATCCGTCTTGTTCCCCAACCTGCCTTATATGGTTTTGTAAACGGTCTGGCAATCGTTATTGCCATGGCACAGTTTAAATTCTTTGAGGGACAGGGTTTAAATATGTATGTTATCGTAGCCATTACCATGTTTATAATGTACTTCTTGCCAAAATATACAAAGGCTGTTCCCTCAGGACTTGTTGCCATTGTCCTTTTAACACTTGTGGTGTATTTTACTCATTTAGACACACTCACCGTCGGAGCATTGGCCGATTTGTCAGAGTTTAAAGGGAAACTGCCGCATCTCATTATTCCCGATACGCTTTTTAGTATGGATGCCATTGTCATGGTTCTTCCTTATGCTGTTATTATGGCTCTTGTCGGTCTTATAGAATCACTCTTGACGCTTGCAGTTTTAGATGAAATGAGTGGGACAAGAGGCAGTGGAAACCAGGAGTGTATCGCTTTGGGAACCGGAAATATCGCCTGTGGATTTTTTGGAGGCATGGCGGGATGTGCAATGATCGGGCAGAGTATCATTAACTATACATCAGGCGGTCTCGGACGGCTTTCCTCATTTACGGCAGCCGTCGGACTTTTGATCTTGGTCATCTCTTTAACAGATGTTTTAAATGCCATTCCAGTCGGTGTTCTTGTGGGTATTATGTTTATGGTGAGTATAGGAACATTTGAGTGGTCGAGCTTCTCACATCTCAAACATATGCCTCGTGCCGATGTTTTTGTAATGGTCGTTGTGACAATTATAACAGTTGTAGAAGATTTGGCTGTTGCAGTCATAGCCGGTGTTATCATCTCTGCACTTGTATTTGCATGGAAGCATGCACGCATCTGGGCAAAAACACATACAGAAGCAGACGGAACAAAAGTATATGAACTTGAAGGTCCGCTCTTTTTTGCAAGTGCTACAACTTTTTCAGATAATTTTGACATTCCGAATGATCCGCCAAAAGTTGTCATTGATTTTAAAAATGCGAGAGTATTGGATTTTTCCGGTGTCGAAGCCATAGATTCTCTCGTAAAAAAATACGAAGATGCCGGCAAAAATCTTCTTTTGCGCCACTTAAGCGAAGACTGTAAAAAAATCATGAAAAAAGCCGGACCGCATTGCAGTTATGAAGAAGATGATCCGACATACAAGGTTGCTATTAATTATTAA
- a CDS encoding CopG family transcriptional regulator has translation MNTTRLNITLPTSLDNDINRYAKELNTKKSHLIASALDMYFDYIDLKEAERRLELKEPTISFDDMFQELGLDVSN, from the coding sequence ATGAATACTACAAGATTAAACATTACATTACCTACATCACTTGATAATGATATTAATCGTTATGCAAAAGAGCTTAATACAAAAAAGAGCCATCTTATAGCTTCTGCCCTTGATATGTATTTTGATTATATAGACTTAAAAGAAGCAGAAAGAAGACTTGAGCTTAAAGAGCCTACAATTTCATTTGATGATATGTTTCAAGAGTTAGGTCTTGATGTATCAAATTGA
- a CDS encoding type II toxin-antitoxin system RelE family toxin, with the protein MYQIEFTFTAKKDFKKVNKPDLKFIRDSLKDFSELFSKEYEIALMQKGKIKKLQGQKEDLYRLKLRSYRVIYKKYDDKLIILVIHVTTRESAYK; encoded by the coding sequence ATGTATCAAATTGAATTTACATTTACCGCAAAAAAAGATTTTAAAAAAGTAAATAAACCTGATTTAAAATTTATTCGTGATAGTTTAAAAGATTTTTCGGAATTATTTTCTAAAGAATATGAAATTGCATTAATGCAAAAAGGTAAGATTAAAAAGCTTCAAGGGCAAAAAGAAGATTTATATCGTTTAAAACTTCGTTCTTATAGAGTTATTTATAAAAAGTATGATGATAAACTTATAATTTTAGTGATACATGTAACTACTCGTGAAAGTGCTTATAAATAG
- the flgH gene encoding flagellar basal body L-ring protein FlgH, with the protein MKKIKLTAFVFLCVVVLFNGCTANLTDPEINFEPPAYVEQMPAKEEQQDFASTGSIFGQGENPLFSDHKAMHVSDIVTVVISETAQSSNTGTKQLQEADTSALGGGLFSSTGLNSAVNSKVADLNGFTNVGFNSTSNSSYKGSGSATKDASFTTTISARIVKILKNGNYYISGKREILIDDQKQIIQLSGVIRPYDIDQYNRINSTQISDAKILYKTEGDMDRATKQGWGTKIVQSIWPF; encoded by the coding sequence ATGAAAAAAATAAAATTGACTGCTTTTGTATTTCTCTGTGTTGTGGTGTTGTTTAACGGATGTACAGCAAACTTAACTGATCCCGAGATAAATTTTGAACCGCCTGCCTATGTTGAACAGATGCCTGCCAAAGAAGAACAGCAGGATTTTGCCTCGACTGGCAGTATATTCGGACAGGGAGAAAATCCTCTTTTTTCTGATCACAAGGCTATGCATGTCAGTGATATTGTAACTGTAGTTATTTCAGAAACCGCACAAAGTTCAAATACCGGTACAAAGCAGTTGCAAGAGGCTGATACAAGTGCTCTTGGAGGGGGGTTGTTTTCAAGTACAGGTCTCAATTCTGCTGTAAACTCCAAAGTAGCAGACTTGAACGGATTTACGAATGTAGGTTTTAACTCTACATCAAACAGTAGCTATAAGGGATCCGGAAGTGCAACAAAGGATGCAAGCTTTACAACAACTATTTCGGCAAGAATTGTAAAAATTTTAAAAAACGGAAATTATTATATTTCCGGAAAAAGAGAGATTCTGATAGATGACCAGAAGCAGATAATTCAGTTAAGCGGTGTGATCCGTCCATATGATATTGATCAATACAACAGAATCAACTCTACACAAATCAGTGATGCAAAAATATTATATAAAACGGAGGGAGATATGGATCGTGCTACAAAACAGGGATGGGGGACGAAAATTGTTCAATCAATTTGGCCGTTTTAG
- a CDS encoding diguanylate cyclase domain-containing protein: MNLKSLQIKIILIFSLPAIALLYFSYSLVNENYIKYKNSTSYAFSAKQTKILSKLIHNLQLERGLSAGYLVSKDEIIRKNLEKQYKHTDSAYQDLIHFSNAYQYLKKQFHSITAVRRKVLKTQISFWDEMQYYNTLNKELLQAITTLMHNLESKSYNGKALIELQKLKEYVGQERAYVYNQILAPKKNEKYIHYIHLLQEKEKKLQTIFYICASKNTQNIFKQLIQKETVQKTAALKTMFFQDKLSSKEDAKKWFQTASQYITQLYNVSSHILNTIVTDALQTQKDIKQVFTYTIIFWILSFISFFLLLYYINALIRKEDKLLAKIRIASHTFDSHEAIVITDKNGVVLEVNKSFTRITGYKANEIIGQTTKLLKSGKHSKEFYANMWHQLLSSGQWKGDIYNKRKNGEIYPERLSITAIKDKNGEIINFIAQFYDISDLRNAQEEAQYQANHDFLTGLMNRKALLQRLHEENAKAIRHSFIHAFLFIDLDNFKQVNDTYGHHVGDELLIQVSHRMRSILREEDILARISGDEFAIILVNIAETKEAAKAYAQKKCHSIIEALSRTFVIEGNEIHIGASIGIKIFPDEKHNIENIMNDADKAMYVAKKNGKNSCSIYSEI, from the coding sequence ATGAATTTAAAATCTTTGCAGATAAAAATTATCCTTATTTTTTCTCTTCCTGCCATTGCATTACTTTACTTTTCCTATTCTTTGGTAAATGAAAACTATATCAAATATAAGAACAGTACTTCCTATGCATTCTCTGCAAAACAGACAAAAATTCTCAGTAAACTCATTCATAATTTACAACTTGAAAGAGGACTGAGTGCAGGGTACCTTGTTTCAAAAGATGAAATAATCCGAAAAAATCTGGAAAAACAGTATAAGCATACAGACAGTGCCTATCAGGATCTGATTCATTTTTCAAATGCATATCAGTATCTTAAAAAGCAGTTTCATTCTATTACGGCAGTGAGAAGAAAAGTTCTTAAAACACAAATCAGCTTTTGGGATGAAATGCAATATTATAATACCCTCAATAAAGAGCTGCTTCAGGCTATTACTACACTGATGCATAATTTAGAATCAAAATCATATAACGGCAAAGCCCTTATTGAACTTCAAAAACTTAAAGAGTATGTGGGACAGGAAAGAGCGTATGTTTATAACCAGATACTCGCTCCCAAAAAAAATGAAAAGTATATACATTATATTCATCTCCTGCAGGAAAAAGAGAAAAAGCTCCAAACTATTTTTTACATATGTGCTTCAAAAAACACACAAAATATTTTCAAACAACTCATACAAAAAGAGACTGTACAAAAAACAGCTGCCTTAAAAACAATGTTTTTTCAGGATAAACTCTCATCCAAAGAAGATGCAAAAAAATGGTTTCAGACTGCTTCACAATACATTACACAACTTTACAATGTGTCAAGCCACATTCTCAATACCATTGTAACAGATGCCCTGCAGACACAAAAAGATATAAAACAGGTTTTTACATATACAATTATCTTCTGGATTCTCTCTTTTATCTCTTTTTTTCTCCTCCTCTATTATATTAACGCTCTTATCAGAAAAGAGGACAAACTTCTTGCAAAAATACGTATAGCTTCCCATACATTCGACTCACACGAAGCTATAGTCATTACTGACAAAAACGGTGTTGTACTTGAAGTCAATAAATCTTTTACCAGAATTACAGGATATAAAGCAAATGAGATTATAGGACAAACCACAAAGCTGCTAAAATCGGGCAAACACAGTAAAGAATTTTATGCCAACATGTGGCATCAACTCCTTTCATCCGGACAATGGAAAGGTGATATTTACAACAAACGTAAAAACGGTGAAATTTATCCTGAAAGACTCTCCATTACTGCTATTAAAGATAAAAACGGTGAAATTATTAATTTTATTGCACAGTTTTATGATATTTCAGACTTAAGAAATGCACAGGAAGAGGCTCAATATCAGGCAAATCATGATTTTCTCACAGGACTCATGAATAGAAAAGCTTTATTGCAAAGACTCCATGAAGAGAATGCAAAGGCAATCAGACATAGCTTTATTCATGCTTTTTTATTTATAGACTTGGACAATTTCAAACAGGTCAATGACACCTATGGCCACCATGTCGGAGACGAACTTCTCATTCAAGTCTCACACAGAATGAGAAGCATCTTAAGAGAAGAAGATATTCTTGCAAGAATCAGCGGTGACGAGTTTGCAATCATTTTAGTAAATATAGCAGAGACAAAAGAGGCCGCCAAAGCGTATGCACAGAAAAAATGCCACTCTATCATAGAAGCCCTCTCTCGGACATTTGTCATTGAAGGAAATGAAATTCACATTGGTGCAAGTATAGGCATTAAAATCTTTCCCGATGAAAAACACAACATAGAAAATATTATGAATGATGCCGACAAAGCCATGTATGTTGCCAAAAAAAACGGAAAAAACAGTTGTTCTATTTACAGTGAGATTTGA
- the acs gene encoding acetate--CoA ligase translates to MSEIEKKPIFKPNKEFAKTARIKNMCEYHDLQDEAIEDYEGFWGRFAKEKLSWKEPFTKVMDESNYPFVKWFEGGKLNVSEQCIDRHLDKRKNKAAIIFEGDRGDKQIITYLELYYNVNRFANLLKNEFGVKKGDRVVIYMPMIPEAAYAMLACARIGAIHSIVFGGFSAEALKDRIEDADAKVVITADGAYRKDKPYMLKPVVDAALAEGGPVKKVLVVERNNEDIRWVEGRDYSYNELIKMQDVTCKAEVMDSEDPLFLLYTSGSTGKPKGVQHNSAGYILWAQMTMEWVFDVKENDTYWCTADIGWITGHTYIVYGPLAMGATTVMFEGVPTYPDAGRPWKMVEEYKINQFYTAPTAIRVLHKMGEDEPAKYDLSSLKVLGTVGEPIDPPAWKWYYEEVGGSKCAIVDTYWQTETGGHIVSPLPGATPIKPGCATFPLPGIMAEILDPATGEKVEVGEGGYMCVTRPWPSMIRGVWGDEERFIKSYFGDVKKDGKPVYFTGDGAVYDEDGYITITGRTDDVINVSGHRMGTAEIEAAIKKHQNVAEVAVVGKPHELKGEGIFAYIVLKDDKGVADEVEEAKIINNIIKKEIGNIAICDDMVFAPGLPKTRSGKIMRRILRSIAKGEAITQDISTLEDPSIVAKIEAMVKSK, encoded by the coding sequence ATGTCAGAAATAGAAAAAAAACCGATTTTTAAACCAAACAAAGAGTTTGCAAAAACTGCCAGAATCAAAAACATGTGTGAATATCATGATTTGCAGGATGAAGCAATTGAAGATTATGAAGGATTTTGGGGCAGATTTGCCAAAGAAAAGCTGAGCTGGAAAGAGCCGTTTACAAAAGTGATGGATGAATCGAATTACCCTTTTGTCAAATGGTTTGAAGGCGGAAAGTTAAATGTTTCAGAACAATGTATTGACCGTCATTTAGACAAACGCAAGAATAAAGCGGCGATTATTTTTGAAGGAGATCGCGGCGATAAACAGATTATTACCTATTTGGAACTTTACTACAATGTAAACCGCTTTGCCAATCTGTTGAAAAATGAATTTGGTGTCAAAAAAGGGGACAGAGTTGTCATCTATATGCCGATGATTCCCGAAGCTGCCTATGCGATGCTTGCCTGTGCCAGAATCGGCGCCATTCACTCTATAGTATTTGGCGGATTTTCTGCAGAAGCACTCAAAGACAGAATTGAAGATGCGGATGCAAAAGTTGTGATCACTGCTGACGGAGCTTACAGAAAAGACAAGCCATATATGTTAAAACCGGTGGTGGATGCGGCTTTGGCAGAAGGTGGGCCGGTAAAAAAAGTGCTCGTGGTTGAGAGAAACAATGAAGATATACGATGGGTTGAAGGGCGTGACTACTCTTATAATGAATTGATCAAAATGCAGGACGTTACATGTAAAGCGGAAGTTATGGATAGTGAAGATCCGCTCTTTCTGCTCTATACATCAGGCTCAACAGGAAAACCAAAAGGTGTGCAGCATAATTCTGCGGGATATATACTGTGGGCACAGATGACAATGGAATGGGTGTTTGATGTCAAAGAAAATGATACCTACTGGTGTACAGCAGATATCGGCTGGATTACCGGGCATACCTATATAGTTTACGGTCCGCTTGCAATGGGTGCGACAACGGTAATGTTTGAAGGTGTTCCGACCTATCCTGATGCGGGTCGTCCTTGGAAAATGGTAGAAGAGTATAAAATCAACCAGTTCTATACTGCGCCTACTGCGATTCGTGTATTGCATAAAATGGGTGAAGATGAACCGGCTAAGTATGATTTGAGTAGTTTAAAAGTACTTGGAACTGTTGGAGAGCCTATTGATCCTCCTGCGTGGAAATGGTATTATGAAGAGGTTGGCGGAAGCAAATGTGCTATCGTTGATACTTACTGGCAGACAGAAACAGGCGGGCATATAGTCTCTCCGCTTCCTGGGGCAACCCCTATCAAACCGGGATGCGCAACATTTCCTCTTCCTGGAATCATGGCAGAGATTCTGGACCCGGCAACCGGTGAGAAAGTTGAAGTCGGAGAGGGGGGTTATATGTGTGTCACACGTCCTTGGCCTTCGATGATTCGCGGTGTCTGGGGAGATGAAGAGAGATTTATAAAATCCTATTTTGGTGATGTGAAAAAAGACGGTAAACCTGTCTATTTTACAGGTGACGGTGCTGTGTATGATGAAGACGGTTATATCACGATTACGGGACGTACTGATGATGTTATTAATGTCAGCGGTCACAGAATGGGAACTGCCGAAATTGAAGCAGCCATCAAAAAACATCAAAATGTTGCCGAGGTTGCCGTTGTCGGAAAACCGCATGAACTCAAAGGCGAGGGTATTTTTGCCTACATCGTTTTAAAAGATGACAAAGGCGTGGCTGATGAGGTTGAAGAGGCAAAAATAATTAATAACATCATCAAAAAAGAGATAGGAAACATCGCTATCTGTGATGATATGGTTTTTGCACCGGGACTTCCAAAAACAAGAAGCGGAAAGATTATGCGTCGTATTTTACGCTCAATTGCCAAAGGCGAGGCAATTACTCAGGATATTTCAACCCTGGAAGATCCAAGCATAGTTGCCAAAATTGAAGCAATGGTGAAGTCCAAATAA